CAGATGTGGATGATAAaattttctggggctggagaaatggctcagcagttaagagctctggccgctcatgcagaggacctggatttggtttccagaacccgtgtggcagctcacaaccataacTAGGatatcagatgtcctcttctgacctcctcagacacTGAGAACACAAGTTACAtctacatgctggcaaaacactcatatacataaaactaagAAGAAACCTGACtaacacacaaacgcacacattATACAGGTTGGCCAATCTAGACTTATTTCATCCATGCACCATCAGAATTGGGACACGTGCTGGATGCACAATGCATACCTATAACCTAACATTTAGGAGGCCAGGAATTTTGtcctatgtatgtctgtgtgtggtgtgcaggtTTGGGGGTTCATCTGTATGGTGTGAGTGTAGGGGGCGGTTGAGGTTGGGTGTCTTGCCTAATTGTTCTCTCTCAATTCATCTTGACAACTGTAGCTAGTCTGCTTGCTCCAGGGTAACTAAGACAAGTATTTAACACTTGTTAaatactattactattatttatatgtgttaaATACCTAGATGTCATCTATGCAGTTGTCTTCCTGGCCTCCTAAATGTTAAGTTATAGGCATGCATCATTGCATCCAATATGTGTTCCAATTCTGATGGTGCATGGATGAAATAAGTTTAGATTGGCCAAGGGTAACTACTCAGGACATGGCTTCATAGTTAATGTTTCAACTCAATGAAGGAGAATAATTCACAGCCCAAAATTAGAATATGTGTATTAAATGTGGGAAGTTAGGAAAttagaagaacaaaattaaagacagttctctttctttctctttaataaaaACCATGCAGTTTGACAGTAGCTTAGGAAAAGACAGTACGaggtagtttttttgttttgttttcctttctttaattctgcccattgatttaaaaatgcatatattttaagtatttactattaaaatattacatgtaGTAAGTATGCTAATAGCTGGTATTCCTTTTTCTAATGACAAATCAACACTCTTGAACTCAGATTTTTCTAGTGTTTCtatattgcatattttatattatgtggaTGAGATAAAAAGGTGTTTCTGTTACCTTATAAATGGCCATTGTCAATGTCTGCTACAGTTAAGTGTCTGGTCTTAAAAAGTGACTGGCAGGTATGAAATTTTCTCTGTTAATTATTATATGACCACAGTCTTATTCTTGTATTCTCAATATCCCATAGGACTAAATTAATAAGTTTCCTCATAGTCACTATAGTTATTGTCAATATGAAGAATATATTCTCTGAGGAACTTTGGTTAATTGTTTACTCATGCAAATCTGTGTTCAAGGTGTCCTCTTCGATATGAATTTTATAGTGATTGGTTAGGGAGGATCTCTGGCTGAAGAGCTTGCCACAAGCACTAcactcatagggtttctctcctgtgtgaatcCTCTGATGGGCAATAAGTGAGGAGCTCTGCCTAAAACTCTTCCCGCACATGTTACATTTaaagggtttctctcctgtgtgaatcCTTCGGTGTTGAATAAGAGCTGCACTTTGACCAAATGACATCCCGCATTCCTGACATCGGTACGGTTTCTCTCCGGTGTGGATCCGCTGATGGTTGCTTAGGGATGAGTTACACCTGAAGGTCTTGCCGCACTCATTACATTTATAGGGTCTTTCTCCAGTGTGCATTCTCTGATGTTGGATCAGAGCTGAACTTTGTCGGAAGGCTTTCCCACAAACTTTACATTTAcatggtttctctccagtgtgaattctttcATGAATAATAAGAGTTGAATGGGAACTTAAGCCTTTGCCACACTCATTGCAATTATACAATTTCTCTCCCGTATGAATTATTCGGTGTCTATTGAGTCTTGAGATAGAAGTGAAGCCTTTCCCACACTCATTGCATCTGTagggcttttctccagtgtggaTTCTTTCATGCTGAATAAGCGATGCACTCTGACTGAAGGCCCTACCACACTCACTGCACTTGAAAGGTTTCTCTCCGGTGTGGATCCTCTGATGATAACGAAGGGATGAGCTAGACTTAAAGGTGTTGCCACATTCGTTGCACAAGTAGGTCTTCTTTCTGGAATGAATTCTCTGGCATCCTGAAAGGGAAGTGGATGCCTTCCTTCCTGGGTTATATTTATGAGGATTTTCTCGGGCATGGATTTTTTGGTGCAAAAAAAGGCCAGACCTTCTGCTAAAAGATTTTCCACATTCTTTGCATGTATAGGATTTTTCCAAAGTATGAGTTCTTAGGTGCTTGCAGAGGGATGCACTATGGCTGAAGGCCTTTCCACACTCTTTACATatatagggcttctctccagtgtgagttcTTTGATGTTGAATAAGGGCAGAACTTTGGCTGAAAGCTTTCAAACAGTCTTTACACTGAAATAGTCTCTCTCCAGTATGGTTTTTCAGATGTTTGTGAAGGGATGAGTTGTGAATGAAGGCTTTTTCGCAAGTACTACATTTATAGCGTTTCTCTACTGTCTTGAGTTTTGGTTGACTAAGTAAAGTTGAATTTTCCTTGAGgctatttctttgtgttttttctcTTGCAATCTTTTGCTTACCAAT
Above is a genomic segment from Mus caroli chromosome 11, CAROLI_EIJ_v1.1, whole genome shotgun sequence containing:
- the LOC115029026 gene encoding zinc finger protein 354B, with product MAPEQREGKSQVSVTFEDVAVLFTRDEWKKLVPSQRSLYREVMLENYSNLASLGFPFTKPKMISVLQQGEEPWKSEKESHGCSPLGCHSSLQTTKSTQTKESLFQELKRKQLNRDEAWDFTSGKSGRPDNSFRTQDTNESLEIISITHTKILTIDKSHKNFEFGPSVGLKSIGKQKIAREKTQRNSLKENSTLLSQPKLKTVEKRYKCSTCEKAFIHNSSLHKHLKNHTGERLFQCKDCLKAFSQSSALIQHQRTHTGEKPYICKECGKAFSHSASLCKHLRTHTLEKSYTCKECGKSFSRRSGLFLHQKIHARENPHKYNPGRKASTSLSGCQRIHSRKKTYLCNECGNTFKSSSSLRYHQRIHTGEKPFKCSECGRAFSQSASLIQHERIHTGEKPYRCNECGKGFTSISRLNRHRIIHTGEKLYNCNECGKGLSSHSTLIIHERIHTGEKPCKCKVCGKAFRQSSALIQHQRMHTGERPYKCNECGKTFRCNSSLSNHQRIHTGEKPYRCQECGMSFGQSAALIQHRRIHTGEKPFKCNMCGKSFRQSSSLIAHQRIHTGEKPYECSACGKLFSQRSSLTNHYKIHIEEDTLNTDLHE